Proteins encoded together in one Oceanobacillus iheyensis HTE831 window:
- a CDS encoding acyl-CoA dehydrogenase family protein, whose translation MHLRLTDEQKMVQQTIRKFVEKELIPLENDVLRNEREGKPSLSKEKEEELVLKAKNAGFWGINTPEEYGGADLGQMMQAIVAMEVSKTFVPFQFGGSADNILYYGNEEQKNEYLIPTINGEKKSCFAMTEPGAGSDTQNIKMTAVKDGSEWVLNGEKTFITGGNEADFVMVIAITDKELHQKTKGREGVTCFIADRDMGWESEYIHTMGEWGPASLFFENVRIPEKNILGELHKGYNLGLEWIGFARWIVGARAVGTAERLLQMAIDYSKERETFGKPISERQAIQWQIADSAVEVEAARWLVLNAAFTLDQGEDNRHLASIAKLYGANMGTRVVDRVMQIHGGMGYTRELPIERWYREARLWRIYDGTDEIQRLIISRNLLKGHVKLGQYV comes from the coding sequence ATGCATTTAAGATTAACGGATGAACAAAAAATGGTACAGCAAACGATTCGCAAATTTGTAGAAAAGGAGCTTATTCCTTTAGAGAATGATGTGCTACGAAATGAACGAGAAGGTAAACCTAGTCTTTCAAAAGAAAAAGAAGAAGAATTAGTGTTGAAAGCTAAGAATGCAGGCTTTTGGGGAATAAATACGCCTGAAGAGTATGGTGGAGCAGATTTAGGACAAATGATGCAAGCAATAGTTGCGATGGAAGTATCGAAAACTTTTGTCCCATTTCAATTTGGAGGATCTGCGGATAATATTTTATATTATGGCAACGAAGAACAAAAAAATGAATACTTAATTCCTACGATTAATGGGGAGAAGAAGTCATGTTTTGCAATGACAGAACCAGGTGCTGGGTCTGATACACAAAATATTAAAATGACGGCAGTAAAGGATGGCTCCGAATGGGTGCTTAATGGAGAAAAAACCTTTATTACTGGTGGGAATGAAGCAGATTTTGTTATGGTGATCGCGATTACCGATAAGGAATTACATCAGAAGACAAAAGGTAGAGAAGGCGTTACTTGTTTTATTGCTGACCGTGATATGGGTTGGGAATCCGAATATATTCATACGATGGGGGAATGGGGACCAGCTAGCTTGTTTTTTGAAAATGTTCGAATCCCGGAAAAGAATATTTTAGGAGAATTGCATAAAGGCTATAACCTAGGACTCGAATGGATTGGATTTGCAAGGTGGATTGTCGGTGCTCGCGCAGTTGGGACGGCAGAACGACTATTGCAAATGGCGATTGATTATTCAAAAGAGCGAGAAACATTCGGTAAGCCTATTTCAGAAAGGCAAGCAATTCAATGGCAGATTGCGGATTCTGCAGTGGAAGTAGAAGCAGCAAGATGGCTTGTTCTAAACGCAGCGTTCACTCTTGATCAAGGAGAAGATAATCGACACCTAGCATCTATTGCTAAATTGTATGGGGCAAATATGGGTACGAGAGTCGTTGATCGTGTTATGCAAATTCACGGCGGGATGGGTTATACACGTGAATTGCCAATAGAGCGCTGGTATCGGGAAGCAAGATTGTGGAGGATTTATGATGGAACGGACGAAATTCAGCGACTCATTATATCTAGGAATCTACTAAAAGGTCATGTCAAATTAGGACAGTACGTATAG
- a CDS encoding SDR family oxidoreductase produces the protein MHVKELFNLKGKTAIVTGGGRGLGEQIAEGFAEAGANVVVCSRKEENCKEVSEKLEEIGVQTLALKCDITNPEDIKQVVAQTVEKFGGIDILVNNSGATWGAPVDDMPLEAFQKVINVNVIGTFLMSQAVGKVMKDQEYGKIINIASVAGLKGSDPELMDAIGYNTSKGGVITFTKDLAVKWGPSGIYVNAIAPGFFPTKMSKVLIERSKDKFLSRTPLRKFGTDTDLKGVALFLASSASDFVTGETIVVDGGSAAM, from the coding sequence ATGCATGTTAAAGAGTTATTTAATCTAAAGGGAAAAACAGCCATCGTTACAGGTGGAGGACGTGGACTCGGCGAACAAATAGCTGAAGGATTTGCTGAAGCTGGTGCAAATGTAGTTGTCTGTTCCAGAAAGGAAGAAAATTGCAAGGAAGTAAGTGAGAAGCTAGAAGAAATTGGAGTTCAGACATTAGCATTAAAGTGTGACATCACTAATCCAGAAGATATTAAACAGGTAGTTGCACAGACCGTTGAAAAATTTGGAGGCATCGACATTTTGGTAAATAACAGTGGTGCAACTTGGGGAGCACCAGTTGATGATATGCCATTAGAAGCCTTTCAAAAAGTGATAAATGTCAATGTTATTGGGACTTTTTTAATGTCACAAGCGGTAGGAAAAGTTATGAAGGATCAAGAATATGGCAAAATAATCAATATTGCCTCAGTAGCTGGTTTAAAAGGTTCTGATCCTGAGTTAATGGATGCAATTGGTTATAACACGAGTAAAGGGGGAGTAATTACATTCACAAAAGATCTAGCAGTGAAATGGGGGCCTAGTGGAATCTACGTAAATGCCATTGCGCCAGGATTTTTCCCAACAAAAATGTCGAAAGTTTTAATTGAAAGGAGCAAGGATAAATTTCTAAGCCGAACACCTCTACGTAAGTTTGGAACAGATACAGATCTAAAAGGTGTAGCATTATTTTTAGCTTCTTCGGCATCTGACTTTGTTACAGGAGAAACCATAGTAGTAGATGGAGGATCTGCTGCAATGTAG
- a CDS encoding MaoC family dehydratase: MSKLVELQTGDRLEQITLSPVSRMDLIKYAGSSLDFNPIHTVDEEAAKAGLPGIIAHGMWTMGNLAKLFTPYYEEGFIQDYQIRFAGMVFLNDTVTLQAEVTDRASDNLLFDVKAVNQHDKSVIKGSIKFKLLKDE, encoded by the coding sequence ATGAGTAAGCTAGTAGAGCTTCAGACGGGAGATAGATTAGAACAGATCACATTAAGCCCCGTATCGAGAATGGATTTAATTAAATATGCCGGATCTTCTCTTGATTTTAATCCCATTCATACAGTCGATGAAGAAGCAGCAAAAGCTGGACTTCCAGGGATTATTGCGCATGGCATGTGGACCATGGGAAATCTAGCAAAATTATTTACACCATATTATGAAGAGGGGTTTATTCAAGACTATCAGATTCGTTTTGCTGGAATGGTGTTTTTAAATGATACGGTCACATTGCAGGCGGAAGTCACAGATAGGGCAAGTGACAACTTACTATTTGATGTTAAAGCTGTCAATCAGCATGATAAATCTGTTATTAAAGGCTCGATTAAATTTAAATTATTGAAAGATGAATAG
- the fabG gene encoding 3-oxoacyl-ACP reductase FabG has protein sequence MTNRFSGKVALITGGSRGIGKAIASLFAEEGAKVAIIDVNEEALSQSAKEFTEKGYTVYSKVADVVNAEEVELAVKEINDAFGSIDILVNNAGVIRDNLLFKMTDNDWQQVMDVHLKGAFHATRAVQQYMVEQKYGRIINISSTSALGNRGQANYATAKAGLQGLTKTLSIELGKFGITANAVAPGFIETDMTKATAARVGIPFDDFVKGSVSQIPVGRSGKPEDIANAVAFFADEKSSFVSGQVIYVAGGPKA, from the coding sequence ATGACAAATAGGTTTTCTGGAAAAGTAGCTTTAATTACCGGTGGTAGTAGAGGAATTGGGAAGGCTATTGCTTCATTATTCGCAGAAGAAGGAGCAAAAGTAGCAATTATTGATGTTAACGAAGAAGCTTTATCACAGTCAGCAAAAGAATTTACAGAAAAAGGCTATACCGTTTATTCAAAGGTTGCAGATGTTGTAAATGCAGAAGAAGTAGAGTTGGCGGTAAAGGAAATCAATGACGCATTTGGCTCAATTGATATTCTTGTAAATAATGCGGGAGTAATTAGAGACAATTTGTTATTTAAAATGACAGACAATGATTGGCAGCAAGTGATGGATGTCCATTTAAAAGGAGCTTTTCATGCAACTCGAGCAGTTCAACAGTATATGGTAGAGCAAAAGTATGGACGCATTATTAATATTTCATCAACATCAGCCCTTGGGAATAGAGGTCAGGCGAACTATGCTACGGCAAAAGCTGGATTACAAGGACTGACGAAAACATTATCCATTGAATTAGGGAAATTTGGTATAACTGCAAATGCTGTTGCGCCTGGCTTTATTGAAACGGATATGACGAAAGCAACTGCTGCTAGAGTTGGTATTCCATTTGATGATTTTGTAAAAGGAAGTGTGAGTCAAATTCCAGTGGGAAGAAGTGGAAAGCCAGAGGATATTGCGAATGCAGTGGCATTTTTTGCGGATGAAAAATCATCATTTGTGAGTGGTCAGGTAATCTATGTTGCGGGCGGACCAAAAGCATAA
- a CDS encoding thiolase family protein, which produces MNRGRDAVIVSAVRTAIARQGGALATVPAHVFGAEVIKESVKRAKVDPELIDDVIMGNVLSGGGNIARLAALQADLSLHLPGLTIDRQCGSGINAIVLAQQAIQSGMGDIYVAGGMESMSRAPYLMDRPDKAFSPVPPTIRKSKLSPEHIGDPPMGITAENLAKKYNISREEQDEYALSSQQRMEEAMREGRFKEQIVPISVPLRKEAAIVFDTDEHPRPNSTMEGLKKLPPAFVKEGTVTAGSSSGLNDAASALVIMSREKAEELNLTPLAIVRNAAVAGVDPNVMGIGPVPATQKLLRKANLSLRDIDLIELNEAFAAQVIACDRELAFNRNKLNVNGGAIAHGHPLGATGAILITKMVYELQRIGGNYGLVTACIGGGQGISALIERE; this is translated from the coding sequence ATGAATAGAGGTAGAGATGCGGTAATTGTTTCTGCTGTCCGAACAGCGATTGCCAGGCAAGGAGGAGCATTAGCGACGGTGCCTGCACATGTGTTTGGGGCAGAAGTAATCAAAGAATCAGTGAAGCGAGCAAAGGTAGATCCAGAGCTAATCGATGATGTCATTATGGGGAATGTATTAAGCGGTGGGGGAAATATCGCTAGATTAGCAGCTTTACAAGCAGATTTATCCTTACATTTACCAGGACTAACTATTGATCGTCAGTGTGGCTCGGGAATCAATGCCATTGTTCTTGCGCAGCAGGCTATTCAGTCAGGAATGGGAGACATTTATGTCGCTGGAGGTATGGAAAGTATGAGCCGTGCTCCATATTTGATGGATCGGCCAGATAAAGCGTTTAGTCCTGTGCCGCCAACGATTCGTAAATCCAAACTCTCTCCAGAGCACATAGGCGATCCACCGATGGGAATAACGGCTGAAAACCTTGCAAAAAAATATAATATTTCTAGAGAAGAACAAGATGAATATGCGCTTTCAAGTCAACAACGAATGGAAGAAGCAATGAGAGAAGGGCGATTTAAAGAACAAATTGTACCAATTTCAGTTCCTCTACGAAAAGAAGCAGCCATTGTTTTCGATACTGACGAGCATCCACGTCCAAACTCGACTATGGAAGGATTAAAGAAATTACCACCTGCTTTTGTTAAAGAGGGAACAGTGACTGCTGGTAGTAGTTCTGGATTAAATGACGCGGCATCTGCTCTTGTGATTATGTCGAGAGAAAAAGCAGAAGAATTAAATTTAACACCATTGGCAATTGTTAGAAATGCTGCAGTGGCAGGTGTGGACCCAAATGTGATGGGGATCGGTCCTGTTCCAGCTACACAAAAACTACTCAGAAAAGCAAATTTAAGCTTAAGAGATATTGATCTTATCGAATTAAATGAAGCATTTGCAGCACAAGTTATAGCCTGTGATCGTGAGCTTGCATTTAATCGAAACAAATTAAATGTAAATGGCGGCGCAATTGCTCATGGACACCCACTTGGAGCAACAGGAGCTATTTTAATAACAAAAATGGTGTATGAGTTACAGCGAATCGGTGGCAACTATGGACTTGTAACAGCGTGTATTGGTGGTGGGCAAGGAATTTCTGCATTAATTGAAAGAGAATAG
- a CDS encoding MaoC family dehydratase N-terminal domain-containing protein, which produces MFRQVIGEESKKIKNVVEKGIVKRFSESIGDLHPIYVDEEVGRQSRYGRNIAPPTFPRVFDYGEIEGLHLPNKGLIHGEQIYHYERPLLVGEELYCYTQVKDYYEKEGKNGLMCFLVTKRYGEDVQGNVIFTEEATIIITEKVRKAMEV; this is translated from the coding sequence ATGTTTCGTCAGGTGATCGGGGAAGAGTCAAAAAAGATTAAAAACGTTGTAGAAAAGGGCATTGTTAAACGATTCTCGGAATCGATTGGTGATTTGCATCCAATCTATGTGGACGAAGAGGTTGGCAGACAATCAAGGTATGGAAGAAATATCGCACCTCCGACGTTTCCAAGAGTATTTGACTACGGAGAGATTGAAGGACTTCATCTTCCAAATAAGGGACTCATACATGGTGAGCAGATTTATCACTATGAACGACCTTTATTGGTAGGGGAAGAATTATATTGTTATACACAAGTAAAAGATTACTATGAAAAAGAAGGAAAAAATGGTTTGATGTGCTTTTTAGTTACGAAAAGATACGGTGAAGACGTACAAGGTAATGTTATTTTTACAGAAGAAGCTACTATCATAATTACTGAAAAAGTAAGGAAGGCGATGGAAGTATGA
- a CDS encoding acyl-CoA dehydrogenase, whose amino-acid sequence MEFKYSDKVNSYQEKLTSFMETYIYPNEKVYQEQLDPMDRFSTIPPILEELKQKAKDEKLWNLFLPDSEYGAGLTNLEYAPLCEVMGRSSLAPEVFNCAAPDTGNMETIERYGTEEQKKAWLEPLLHGEIRSCFSMTEPDVASSDATNIKASIIRDGDDYVINGTKWWSSGAGDPRCQIAIVMGKNDPAAQKHKQQSMILVPMDTPGVTIKRTLPVFGYDHAPHGHAEIEYHNVRVPATNMLLGEGRGFEIAQGRLGPGRIHHCMRTIGAAERALELLCKRVLDRETFGKKLAEQGVIQEWIANARISIEQARLLTLKAAYMMDTVGNKEAKSEIAMIKVIAPNMALDVIDKAIQVLGAAGVSEDFPLAASWANIRTLRLADGPDEVHRKSIAKWELKKYQ is encoded by the coding sequence ATGGAATTTAAGTACTCAGATAAAGTGAATTCTTATCAAGAAAAATTGACGTCATTTATGGAAACGTATATTTATCCGAATGAAAAAGTATATCAGGAGCAACTGGACCCCATGGATCGTTTTTCGACCATCCCACCTATTCTTGAAGAATTGAAACAGAAAGCTAAAGATGAAAAACTATGGAACTTGTTTTTACCAGATAGTGAATACGGAGCGGGATTAACAAACTTGGAATATGCTCCATTGTGTGAAGTTATGGGACGTTCTAGCCTCGCTCCAGAAGTATTTAACTGTGCTGCTCCTGATACAGGTAATATGGAAACCATAGAAAGATATGGTACGGAAGAACAAAAAAAAGCGTGGTTAGAACCTTTATTACATGGAGAGATTCGTTCTTGCTTTTCTATGACAGAGCCGGATGTTGCTTCATCGGATGCAACAAATATAAAGGCAAGTATTATCCGGGATGGTGACGATTATGTTATCAACGGAACAAAATGGTGGTCTTCTGGAGCTGGAGACCCTCGCTGCCAAATCGCTATTGTAATGGGGAAGAATGATCCAGCTGCCCAAAAGCATAAACAACAGTCAATGATTTTAGTTCCAATGGATACACCTGGTGTAACGATTAAACGAACATTACCTGTCTTTGGCTACGATCATGCACCACACGGTCACGCTGAAATTGAGTATCACAATGTGAGAGTACCTGCAACGAATATGTTATTAGGCGAAGGAAGAGGATTTGAAATTGCTCAAGGAAGATTGGGGCCGGGGAGAATTCATCACTGTATGAGAACGATAGGGGCAGCGGAGCGTGCATTAGAACTTTTATGTAAGCGTGTTCTTGATCGGGAAACATTTGGTAAAAAATTGGCAGAACAAGGGGTTATCCAAGAGTGGATTGCAAATGCAAGGATAAGTATCGAACAAGCACGATTATTAACGTTAAAAGCTGCTTATATGATGGACACTGTAGGCAATAAAGAAGCAAAATCCGAAATTGCAATGATAAAAGTAATTGCTCCAAATATGGCGCTTGATGTAATTGATAAAGCTATTCAAGTATTGGGAGCAGCGGGAGTAAGTGAAGATTTCCCGCTTGCTGCGAGTTGGGCTAACATACGAACGTTACGACTTGCTGATGGTCCTGATGAAGTTCATCGCAAGTCCATAGCAAAATGGGAACTGAAGAAGTATCAATAA
- a CDS encoding acyl-CoA thioesterase, with protein MKDEIEVYVRFSETDMLGHVNNTSYFLYFEEARTKFFKKILPNRDSSLGFILASIKCDFLQQAYGDEILKVITTISKIGGKSFHMQHTLVNKQDEKIAQATAVIVCFNYEKQQSVAIPEQLRANLEAWFATTVK; from the coding sequence ATGAAGGATGAGATTGAAGTATATGTAAGGTTTAGTGAAACAGATATGCTTGGGCATGTGAACAATACAAGTTATTTCTTATACTTTGAAGAGGCTCGAACTAAATTCTTTAAGAAAATTCTTCCTAATCGAGACTCTTCTTTAGGATTTATATTGGCTTCGATCAAATGTGATTTTCTACAACAGGCATATGGAGATGAAATATTAAAAGTAATTACAACTATTTCAAAAATCGGTGGCAAGAGTTTTCATATGCAACACACGCTAGTGAATAAGCAGGATGAAAAAATTGCCCAAGCGACAGCTGTAATTGTCTGTTTTAATTATGAGAAGCAACAATCGGTAGCTATCCCAGAACAATTAAGAGCCAACCTTGAAGCATGGTTCGCAACAACTGTGAAGTGA
- a CDS encoding M14 family zinc carboxypeptidase, translating to MNYFNWKKRLSQLVIVMLMITLFPLTGLAEETDIEPPLTGFEERNGEGWTTHPEELEFLEEVATLSDRVSYDQIGTSVEGRPIHLVRVGFPEPPSDEDIANGNNMLVIGTQHGNEAAPREMALELLRDLAFTEDEELVELLHDTTILFIPTANPDGREADTRSNADGIDINREHLSLSTLEVQAIASVLDEFNPDITVDAHERPRDSGNPDIEMLWPRNLNIDEELRSLNQEMVEDYLFPSVEEYGFSTGLYGTPGGAGGGDERIMRNMLGLRNGLGLLTETAGLQEPNYRVDAQLRAVEGVLSFYHDRFQEITSIVSGAPERQAFIGSEQNQPFYLDGADNWEPTNVIETKPTGYLLTNNQADAMATHMNLFSLEKEDVYSAGKYISMSQPKMAVIPFLLDKRATYNEVEGIALYNSQNVGTAVNMNSLVDHFANENAFINERDVRTLKMQLTAIDRFEKNEDSTKVNKHLDGLIDLLDYQVDNELISEDAAGDLLGYTELLKEKWMD from the coding sequence ATGAATTATTTTAATTGGAAGAAACGTTTGTCACAGCTTGTCATAGTTATGTTAATGATCACATTATTTCCACTTACAGGTTTGGCAGAGGAAACGGATATCGAGCCACCTTTAACTGGATTTGAAGAACGAAATGGAGAAGGATGGACGACGCATCCAGAAGAACTTGAGTTTTTAGAAGAAGTAGCTACATTGTCGGATCGCGTCAGTTATGATCAAATAGGCACGAGTGTAGAGGGCAGACCTATACATCTTGTACGTGTTGGTTTCCCAGAACCTCCGTCTGATGAAGACATTGCGAATGGAAACAACATGTTAGTGATTGGTACACAGCATGGAAATGAAGCTGCTCCTAGAGAGATGGCTTTAGAGCTATTACGAGACTTAGCCTTTACTGAGGATGAAGAGTTGGTGGAACTTCTTCATGATACGACAATTTTATTTATACCAACTGCAAATCCTGACGGTAGAGAAGCGGATACCAGAAGTAATGCTGATGGCATTGATATTAATCGAGAACATTTGAGTTTAAGTACGTTAGAGGTACAGGCAATCGCAAGTGTTTTAGATGAGTTCAATCCAGATATTACAGTTGATGCTCATGAACGTCCGCGTGACAGTGGTAATCCAGATATTGAAATGTTATGGCCTAGAAATTTGAATATTGATGAAGAGTTACGCTCTCTGAATCAAGAGATGGTAGAAGATTACTTATTCCCATCAGTAGAAGAGTACGGATTTTCAACTGGGTTATATGGAACCCCGGGAGGAGCTGGTGGTGGAGATGAGCGTATCATGCGTAATATGCTTGGATTACGTAATGGTCTTGGTTTATTAACGGAAACTGCTGGATTACAAGAACCTAATTATCGAGTAGATGCGCAATTGCGAGCGGTAGAAGGTGTGCTTTCATTTTACCATGATCGTTTTCAAGAAATTACTTCCATAGTATCTGGTGCTCCGGAGAGACAAGCGTTTATAGGTAGCGAGCAAAATCAGCCTTTCTATTTAGATGGTGCAGATAATTGGGAACCGACAAATGTCATTGAAACGAAACCAACTGGTTATTTACTTACAAATAACCAAGCAGATGCAATGGCTACGCATATGAATCTTTTTTCTCTAGAGAAAGAAGATGTATATAGTGCAGGTAAGTATATATCGATGAGTCAACCAAAAATGGCGGTTATTCCATTTTTACTTGATAAACGTGCAACCTATAATGAAGTAGAAGGTATAGCATTATATAATAGTCAAAATGTAGGGACGGCAGTGAATATGAATTCATTAGTCGATCACTTTGCAAATGAGAATGCGTTCATAAATGAAAGGGATGTACGTACATTAAAGATGCAATTGACCGCTATAGACCGTTTTGAAAAGAATGAGGATAGCACAAAAGTAAATAAACACTTAGATGGTTTAATCGATCTATTAGACTATCAAGTTGATAACGAACTAATATCTGAAGATGCGGCAGGAGACCTGCTAGGGTATACAGAACTTTTAAAAGAAAAATGGATGGACTAA
- a CDS encoding long-chain-fatty-acid--CoA ligase translates to MDRPWIRHVPKGNPTNVEIPEISLQALFFKSVETYADKVAMTFFDQTYTYQQLEKMIYSVANSLYNLGIEKGDRIALMLPNCPQYPISYFATLLCGGIIVQINPMYKANELLHVLNDSEAKVIICLDSLLPIVGEVKDKTDLMNIIPVSFESDSKFNELLIDKGHKLPEITIEPAEDIAVLQYTGGTTGRSKGVMLTHYNLVANTIQSYGTSQININTGEEKVLTISPLFHVYGMTSCMNFTFFIGGNLILVPRFEVEQTVNIIEKMKPSLFMGVPTMFIALLNYYHEEKQFDLSCLRTCSSGSAPLPVEIIHQFNNVSGSNVAEGFGLSEASPVTHRNPVEGLQKPGSIGIPIPNTDSKIVDLATGEETLPNGEVGELIIKGPQVMKGYWRMEDETNQVLRNGWLYTGDLAKMDDDGFFYITGRKKDLIIASGYNVYPVEIEDVIYKHPGVLEVAIIGVPDKYRGETVKAFVVLKNNASLTEEDLIQYCRDRLASFKVPRSVEFLQELPKTAVGKILKRKLKEQYS, encoded by the coding sequence ATGGATAGACCATGGATAAGACATGTTCCAAAAGGAAACCCAACCAATGTCGAAATACCAGAAATCTCACTTCAAGCGCTATTCTTTAAATCTGTGGAAACTTACGCAGACAAGGTAGCAATGACTTTTTTTGACCAGACGTATACGTATCAACAACTTGAAAAAATGATTTATTCTGTAGCGAATTCCCTCTATAATTTAGGCATTGAAAAAGGCGATCGGATAGCTTTAATGTTGCCGAATTGTCCACAATATCCGATTAGCTATTTTGCTACATTGCTTTGTGGAGGAATTATTGTTCAAATTAACCCAATGTATAAGGCTAATGAGCTTTTACATGTATTAAATGATTCAGAAGCCAAGGTTATTATCTGTTTGGATAGTTTGTTACCTATAGTTGGAGAAGTTAAAGATAAAACGGACTTAATGAACATCATTCCGGTTTCTTTTGAAAGCGATTCCAAATTTAATGAATTGCTTATAGACAAGGGACATAAATTACCAGAGATTACGATTGAACCAGCGGAAGATATTGCGGTTTTGCAATATACCGGAGGAACTACTGGACGATCAAAAGGTGTTATGCTCACTCATTATAATTTGGTGGCTAATACGATACAAAGTTATGGTACTTCGCAAATCAATATAAACACTGGAGAAGAAAAGGTGTTAACCATATCACCATTATTTCATGTATATGGAATGACCAGTTGTATGAATTTTACCTTTTTCATTGGGGGAAATTTAATTTTAGTTCCACGATTTGAAGTCGAACAAACAGTGAACATAATTGAGAAGATGAAGCCTAGTTTATTTATGGGCGTACCGACGATGTTTATCGCTCTATTAAATTATTATCATGAAGAGAAGCAATTTGACTTAAGTTGTTTAAGAACATGTTCAAGTGGATCTGCACCGTTACCAGTGGAAATTATACATCAATTTAATAATGTAAGTGGATCCAATGTTGCGGAAGGATTTGGATTGTCTGAAGCATCTCCAGTCACCCACCGTAATCCAGTTGAAGGATTACAGAAACCAGGGAGTATTGGGATACCTATACCAAATACAGATTCTAAAATAGTTGATTTAGCTACAGGGGAAGAGACATTACCGAATGGTGAAGTAGGTGAGTTAATAATTAAAGGACCTCAAGTGATGAAAGGTTATTGGAGAATGGAAGATGAAACCAATCAAGTGCTCCGAAATGGTTGGTTATATACTGGAGATTTAGCAAAGATGGATGATGATGGGTTCTTTTATATTACTGGAAGGAAAAAAGATCTTATTATTGCAAGCGGTTATAATGTGTATCCGGTTGAGATTGAGGATGTTATTTATAAACATCCAGGTGTACTGGAAGTTGCGATTATTGGGGTGCCAGATAAATATCGCGGGGAAACAGTAAAAGCATTTGTAGTACTGAAAAATAATGCATCACTAACCGAGGAAGATCTAATCCAATATTGTCGAGATAGATTAGCTTCATTTAAAGTACCCCGTTCGGTTGAATTTTTGCAAGAGCTACCAAAGACAGCTGTTGGAAAGATTTTAAAAAGAAAGCTAAAAGAACAATATAGTTAA
- a CDS encoding TetR/AcrR family transcriptional regulator, translated as MRDKIIQVSIPLFDTHGYSETSIQGIVDALGVTKGTFYYYYKSKQELLKDINLTYIQNLLLSQEEILNDSTLTYKEKLYNNVLLIIRNIRKQRQSARIFAREIRHLQGENLEVVRNIRNKFRKNTQTIITKGIEEGEFNKNIRPDILTLGILGITNWSYYWFNPDGEVSEEELTEYYMELILNGINLE; from the coding sequence ATGAGAGATAAAATTATTCAAGTGAGTATACCATTGTTTGATACACATGGTTACAGCGAAACATCCATTCAAGGTATTGTAGATGCATTAGGAGTTACCAAAGGTACTTTCTATTATTATTACAAGAGCAAACAAGAATTATTAAAGGATATTAATTTAACGTATATTCAAAACCTTTTACTTTCCCAAGAAGAAATTTTGAATGATAGTACCTTAACCTATAAAGAAAAGCTATACAATAATGTGTTATTAATTATCCGCAATATTCGAAAACAGCGACAGAGTGCGAGAATATTTGCCAGAGAAATTCGTCATTTGCAAGGCGAAAACTTAGAAGTCGTGAGAAATATACGAAATAAATTCAGAAAAAATACGCAAACAATTATTACAAAGGGAATAGAAGAAGGAGAGTTTAATAAAAACATTCGTCCGGATATTTTAACACTAGGAATTCTTGGGATTACAAATTGGAGTTATTATTGGTTTAATCCAGATGGAGAAGTATCTGAAGAAGAACTTACCGAATATTATATGGAGTTAATTTTAAATGGAATAAATCTCGAATAG